The proteins below are encoded in one region of Candidatus Zymogenus saltonus:
- a CDS encoding C39 family peptidase, with protein sequence MKVKKLFLVLMLSFLSLTVYAAEGEIKESLDISTKESVKKSITEPLPPAAQIEVDFVQQLPDYCGEACFVMAAKRLGMDITQQDVHEASGLKRKRGCYTDDLVRAGLKLGVDADGYWIEDFKTSEEREYYLSVLKYFISLSYPVIISWNEDPNDHDYSSFEHFVLAVGYDDEKEEMTIMDPLLGPAEGRRIAYADFLDRWQWRKWGGAYGLVMYVIKGRVE encoded by the coding sequence ATGAAAGTGAAAAAATTATTTCTCGTGCTCATGTTGTCATTTTTATCCCTCACGGTTTACGCCGCGGAAGGCGAGATAAAGGAGAGCCTGGATATATCGACAAAGGAGTCGGTAAAGAAGTCGATAACGGAGCCGCTCCCGCCCGCAGCACAGATCGAAGTGGATTTCGTCCAGCAGCTCCCCGACTACTGCGGCGAGGCCTGCTTCGTTATGGCCGCGAAGAGATTGGGGATGGACATAACCCAACAAGACGTCCACGAGGCGTCCGGCCTGAAGAGAAAGAGGGGCTGTTATACCGACGATCTCGTTCGCGCGGGATTGAAGTTGGGAGTTGATGCGGACGGCTACTGGATAGAGGATTTCAAGACATCGGAGGAGAGGGAGTACTATCTAAGCGTCCTAAAATATTTCATCTCCCTTAGCTATCCTGTGATTATTTCGTGGAACGAAGACCCTAACGATCACGACTACAGCTCGTTCGAGCACTTTGTCCTGGCGGTCGGGTACGATGACGAGAAAGAAGAGATGACGATAATGGACCCGCTCCTGGGGCCGGCGGAGGGAAGGAGAATCGCCTACGCCGATTTCCTCGACCGGTGGCAGTGGAGAAAATGGGGCGGCGCCTACGGCCTTGTCATGTACGTCATAAAGGGGCGGGTTGAGTGA
- a CDS encoding ABC transporter permease, whose product MRLIEQLKRSWAITKKDLAVFYLKGPVLISGILMPSFLFVAFCFGKKFPLMFLVPSLWGVALFVTASSIGPIIAPWETRMRTFERLISAPIALWAVILGDIVASFLFGLIITIFIFAAGIALLGVQIIGIYVIIGTIIASFCFSSLALVMSAPPTDVPSNIMMLSTLIKFPIIFISGVFVSIESMGKWKVISFISPLTYYTDLARYSVNGSNYFSPQFDLFALIGFSVLLFLTAIKLHKKSLPKRF is encoded by the coding sequence ATGAGGCTCATCGAACAATTGAAAAGGTCATGGGCGATAACGAAAAAGGATCTTGCCGTCTTTTACCTGAAGGGTCCGGTACTGATATCCGGTATTTTGATGCCCTCATTTCTATTTGTCGCATTTTGTTTCGGAAAGAAGTTTCCCCTGATGTTTTTGGTTCCCAGCCTCTGGGGGGTGGCCCTCTTTGTAACCGCCTCGTCAATCGGGCCTATCATTGCGCCGTGGGAAACAAGGATGCGTACGTTCGAGCGGCTCATATCAGCGCCCATTGCGCTCTGGGCAGTCATTCTCGGCGATATTGTCGCCTCTTTTCTGTTTGGCTTGATAATTACTATCTTCATTTTTGCGGCGGGCATAGCCCTTTTGGGGGTACAGATAATCGGCATCTATGTCATTATCGGTACGATCATCGCATCGTTTTGTTTTTCATCTCTTGCCCTGGTCATGTCCGCGCCGCCCACCGATGTGCCATCAAATATCATGATGCTTTCAACACTGATCAAGTTTCCGATAATATTTATCAGCGGTGTATTTGTATCAATCGAAAGCATGGGGAAGTGGAAAGTGATTTCCTTCATCTCGCCGCTCACCTATTACACGGACCTGGCGAGATACTCGGTAAATGGTTCCAACTACTTTTCTCCTCAATTCGATCTTTTTGCCCTGATTGGATTCAGCGTCCTGCTGTTTTTGACAGCGATCAAGCTTCACAAAAAGAGCCTTCCAAAACGATTCTGA
- a CDS encoding ATP-binding cassette domain-containing protein — protein sequence MSAIRVKNLTKRFDGFTAVDSISLIVEDGEFFGLLGPNGAGKTTTIRMLTGVLQPDDGTASVCGYDIQENPLEAKQLMGIVPEFADAYVDISAMKNLLLMGELYGIPKKESKEKANSLLNLFGLYEKRNQKVKTFSKGMKQRVVVAMGLMNDPSILFLDEPTSGLDVESVRLIRKLIQKINDDGITIVLTTHNIEEANQLCDRVAIMNHGKIVAIDRPEVLRRTIQSTASVEFSFLKTVELKDLAFDNVIEVKKVGDKIRLYTEKPEDLIPCLVKYAESSGNKIVSLNTLAPNLEDVYVKLTEGKKK from the coding sequence ATGTCTGCAATTAGGGTAAAAAATCTAACAAAAAGATTTGACGGTTTTACGGCCGTAGACTCTATATCCCTCATCGTAGAAGATGGAGAATTTTTTGGACTATTGGGCCCCAATGGTGCAGGAAAAACAACGACTATACGTATGCTTACCGGTGTGCTTCAGCCGGACGACGGAACCGCATCCGTATGTGGATACGATATTCAGGAAAATCCCCTCGAGGCAAAACAGCTGATGGGGATCGTCCCAGAGTTTGCCGATGCGTATGTAGATATTTCCGCGATGAAAAATCTATTGCTTATGGGGGAATTATACGGGATCCCCAAAAAGGAGAGCAAAGAAAAGGCGAACTCCTTATTGAACCTGTTCGGCCTCTACGAAAAGAGAAACCAGAAGGTAAAGACCTTCTCCAAGGGGATGAAACAGAGGGTCGTGGTAGCCATGGGGCTTATGAATGACCCCAGTATCCTGTTTCTCGATGAGCCTACGTCCGGGCTGGATGTAGAGAGTGTCAGGCTCATACGAAAACTGATACAAAAGATTAATGACGATGGGATTACCATCGTGCTGACAACCCACAACATCGAGGAAGCGAATCAGCTCTGTGATAGAGTCGCTATCATGAATCATGGAAAGATTGTTGCAATAGACCGTCCCGAAGTATTGAGACGGACGATTCAGAGTACCGCCTCTGTTGAATTTTCTTTCCTTAAAACGGTCGAATTGAAAGACCTGGCATTTGATAATGTGATTGAGGTCAAAAAGGTTGGAGATAAGATTCGGCTGTATACGGAAAAACCGGAGGACCTTATTCCCTGCCTTGTTAAATATGCCGAGTCATCGGGCAACAAGATAGTATCTTTAAATACTCTGGCACCCAATCTCGAAGATGTTTACGTGAAATTGACGGAGGGGAAGAAGAAATGA
- a CDS encoding nitroreductase family protein, translating to MDVIDAIMERRSVRRFKPDRIPEGDIDKIVEAVRMAPSWANTQCWELILVYDEGTRKRLSEEIFPGGNPAQKGLVEAPVVLVALGKEKVAGAYKGEFITDKGDWFMYDVGVAMQNVCLTAKGLGLGTVHVGAFDAKKTEEILGVPEGVRVVALTPLGYPAKEGGAPPRKETGEFVFKDGYGKK from the coding sequence ATGGACGTAATCGATGCTATCATGGAGAGAAGAAGCGTAAGGAGGTTCAAGCCGGATCGGATCCCCGAGGGGGATATCGACAAGATAGTGGAGGCTGTCAGGATGGCGCCCTCCTGGGCCAACACCCAGTGCTGGGAGCTGATCCTCGTCTATGACGAGGGGACAAGAAAGAGGCTCTCGGAGGAGATATTCCCGGGGGGAAATCCCGCCCAGAAGGGACTTGTCGAGGCGCCTGTGGTCTTGGTGGCGCTGGGGAAGGAAAAAGTCGCCGGCGCCTACAAGGGCGAGTTCATCACCGACAAGGGGGACTGGTTCATGTACGACGTTGGTGTGGCCATGCAGAACGTCTGCCTCACAGCGAAGGGGTTGGGGCTGGGGACTGTTCATGTGGGGGCCTTTGACGCAAAAAAGACGGAGGAGATCCTTGGGGTGCCGGAGGGGGTCCGGGTGGTGGCGCTGACGCCGCTCGGCTATCCCGCAAAGGAGGGGGGCGCCCCGCCGAGAAAGGAGACAGGGGAGTTTGTTTTCAAGGACGGCTACGGAAAGAAGTGA
- the ispH gene encoding 4-hydroxy-3-methylbut-2-enyl diphosphate reductase: MRVIVAHTAGFCMGVRRAMNKAFVTLGHEKGPIYTHGPIIHNPQVVKLLEERGVKKIEEIGGDLDGTIIIRAHGISPQERDEIRSTDLEIVDATCPKVARVHAAAKKHHQLGYLVVVVGDEDHAEVKGILGYTGGEGRVLSRAEEAKRLPDAEKVLVVAQTTFDRGMFYEVLDAINERYPKSEIKAIDTICDSTRRRQDEVKELAQKVDAMVIVGGKTSGNTKRLFDVSIQSGIPSYHVEDETELDPEELKKFKTIGLTAGASTPNWVIMKVADYLSGIGKEVPEGRLRIRWLRQKLVKGLRFIVLTNIYAAVSAGGLAIAAACLLGVNDFWKMPLISGLFIFSMYILNRTQDPEAMKFNDPQREMFYRNKRGVLTAGSVAGSIISMILALTISPAAFLLLIAAALLGVAYSVKVLPPFLIKYLRYRRLKDIPASKTFFVAGAWAGVSAAMPYLSATDRIRFSSFLVVFAFCFFVVLTRAALYDIRDIQGDAVVGRETIPILIGKKWTQFLVLMFIGLVTALMIVSAANGLVTSLAYFLLIVPAYSLFSLYLYHRRVIFQGTLFELVTDFEFIMAGFVSVLWFWINGGSAV; the protein is encoded by the coding sequence ATGAGGGTGATAGTAGCACACACGGCCGGCTTCTGCATGGGGGTGAGGAGGGCAATGAACAAGGCCTTCGTGACCCTGGGGCACGAGAAAGGGCCCATTTACACGCACGGGCCTATAATCCACAACCCCCAGGTGGTGAAGCTCCTGGAGGAGAGGGGCGTGAAAAAGATCGAGGAGATCGGCGGTGACCTTGATGGCACCATAATCATCAGGGCACACGGGATTTCCCCCCAGGAGCGCGACGAGATAAGGTCGACCGACCTCGAAATCGTCGACGCCACCTGCCCCAAGGTGGCGAGGGTCCACGCCGCCGCGAAGAAGCACCATCAGTTGGGTTATCTCGTGGTCGTTGTCGGGGACGAGGATCATGCGGAGGTCAAGGGAATCCTCGGATATACGGGGGGGGAGGGGAGGGTGTTGAGCCGTGCGGAAGAGGCAAAACGGCTTCCCGATGCGGAAAAGGTTTTGGTTGTGGCCCAGACTACGTTCGACCGCGGGATGTTTTACGAGGTTTTGGACGCCATCAACGAGAGGTACCCGAAATCGGAGATAAAGGCGATTGACACGATCTGCGACTCCACGAGGCGGCGTCAGGACGAGGTGAAGGAGCTCGCCCAAAAGGTCGACGCGATGGTGATCGTCGGGGGAAAGACCAGCGGAAACACAAAGCGGCTCTTCGACGTATCGATCCAGTCGGGGATTCCCTCGTATCACGTGGAGGACGAGACGGAGCTTGACCCGGAAGAGCTTAAAAAATTCAAGACGATCGGCCTTACCGCCGGGGCGTCGACGCCGAACTGGGTCATCATGAAGGTCGCCGATTACCTCTCCGGCATCGGAAAGGAGGTACCCGAGGGGCGTTTGAGGATAAGGTGGCTGAGGCAAAAGCTGGTAAAGGGATTGAGGTTTATAGTCCTGACCAATATTTACGCCGCCGTGTCGGCGGGGGGGCTGGCGATTGCCGCGGCCTGCCTCCTGGGCGTCAACGACTTCTGGAAGATGCCGTTGATCTCCGGCCTGTTCATCTTCTCCATGTATATTCTTAACAGGACCCAGGACCCTGAGGCGATGAAGTTCAACGACCCCCAGAGGGAGATGTTCTACAGGAACAAAAGGGGCGTGCTGACGGCGGGGAGCGTTGCGGGCTCTATTATATCGATGATCCTGGCGCTGACGATTAGCCCGGCGGCGTTTCTCCTTTTAATCGCGGCGGCGCTTTTAGGTGTGGCCTACAGCGTCAAGGTTCTGCCCCCCTTTCTGATAAAATATTTGAGGTACAGGAGGCTCAAGGACATCCCCGCATCGAAGACCTTCTTCGTGGCGGGGGCCTGGGCGGGGGTCTCGGCCGCAATGCCCTATCTCTCGGCCACGGACAGGATCCGGTTCTCCTCGTTTCTCGTCGTTTTCGCCTTCTGTTTTTTCGTCGTCTTGACCAGGGCCGCCCTCTACGACATCAGGGACATCCAGGGAGACGCGGTTGTGGGGAGGGAAACGATTCCGATATTGATCGGGAAGAAGTGGACTCAGTTTCTAGTGCTGATGTTTATTGGGCTCGTTACCGCCCTGATGATCGTCTCGGCGGCAAACGGCCTTGTCACGTCTCTGGCCTATTTTCTATTGATCGTCCCTGCGTATTCCCTCTTTTCCTTGTATCTCTACCACAGGAGGGTGATATTTCAGGGGACGCTCTTCGAGCTGGTCACCGATTTCGAATTTATCATGGCCGGGTTCGTCTCCGTTTTGTGGTTCTGGATAAACGGGGGATCGGCCGTGTAG
- a CDS encoding YggT family protein, whose amino-acid sequence MFTLITLNDYIRLTAHIINIVIIVYIWIIIIRALISWVNPNPFNPVVKFLRDITDPVLVPARRLFPAGGMIDLSPIIVILILLFLKIMIVQTLLYISGTTQGVEGLVILGIFVYAVAMMLNMIINVIIFIVVVRAILSWISPDPRNPIVFSIYVLSEPFLRPVKRIIPSVGTIDLSPLVVILIMVLLKIVLINPLFALYKYLAFHPVLIF is encoded by the coding sequence ATGTTCACCCTAATCACCCTAAACGACTACATCAGGCTGACGGCCCACATCATCAATATCGTCATTATCGTCTACATCTGGATCATCATAATCAGGGCGCTCATCTCATGGGTAAATCCGAACCCGTTCAACCCGGTCGTCAAGTTCCTTAGGGACATAACCGACCCGGTCCTCGTCCCGGCAAGGCGCCTCTTCCCGGCAGGCGGGATGATAGACCTCTCTCCCATCATAGTGATCCTGATCCTCCTGTTTCTCAAGATCATGATCGTCCAGACCCTCCTGTATATATCCGGCACAACCCAAGGGGTCGAGGGGCTCGTCATCCTTGGGATATTCGTCTACGCCGTCGCCATGATGCTCAACATGATAATCAACGTCATAATCTTCATCGTCGTGGTGAGGGCGATCCTCTCATGGATAAGCCCCGATCCGAGAAACCCGATCGTCTTCTCGATCTACGTCCTGAGCGAGCCGTTTTTGAGGCCGGTCAAACGGATAATCCCATCAGTAGGGACGATAGACCTGTCGCCGTTGGTCGTCATCCTCATTATGGTGCTTCTGAAGATCGTCCTGATAAATCCCCTCTTCGCCCTCTACAAATACCTCGCCTTTCACCCGGTCTTGATATTCTGA